Within Metabacillus sp. KUDC1714, the genomic segment TCCCTTAAATTCGAATTACTTAATAGAATCACCTGTTTATGTATGGCAAGGCTGGATCTTATTATATATTGAGGCATTATCATTGAATACCACATTTACTTTTCAGGATGTTTATCATTATATAGCAGAGAAAGTCAAAGAAGGAATTATTTCTATTCGAAACTTACTAAGTGTGGAAGTGCATTATTCCTTTGTCATTAAAGAGTATTTAATTCAGCTCTGCCATTTTTCGATCCTAAAGCAAAAACAAAAAAATCTATTTATTAAGCAAAGTACCATTGAATGGTCGAGAAGGATTGAAGAATTATATCGTTCGGATGCAAAACTTAGATATAAATATGACTAGCAAAAAAACTCAGGTGAATAGCAATTAATTTTTTGAACAAATTAAAAGGGAGATATTAACAAAGAGGTGATCATATGTTTAATAAGAAAAGAAAAAGTAATTCTTTTATGTTTACAGCTTCGTTGCTTGGAGCGGGTGCTGCAGCTTACTATTTGACAAAAGAAGCCATACAGGGTGAAGATAGTGATAGTACCATAAATTCATACTCTTCTAATAATCCGATAGATGATCGTCTGAATGATTTATAGATGGCTAATGCGGAGAAAAACTATCGGAGGAAGAGTATGAGGCGCAAAAGAAAACTACTTCTCATTACAGCATTTACACTTATAAGTTCGATCAGCACCAGCTCCGCATTTGCAATTCATTCTAAAGGGGGAAGCGCAATGGCAGAACAAACTGCAGTAAAAAAACTACCAACTAGAAGCGAAATTAAAACAGAGGATACGTGGAGATTAGAGGACATTTTTGAAAGCGACAAAGCATGGGAGAAAGAATATGAAGAAATAAAAGCGGCTTTGCCAAAGCTAGCAGAATTTAAAGGTAAGCTTGGTGAAAGTGCGAACACGTTATTTGAAGCACTTACGTATCAAGATAAGGTAATGGAGCGTCTTGGCAAACTTTATACATATGCACACATGAGATATGATCAAGACACGACAAACTCAAGCTATCAAGCTTTAAATGATCGTGCAAGAAATTTATATACACAAGCATCAAGCATAAGTTCATATATTGTCCCAGAGCTTTTAACAATTGATGAGGCAAAGATTAAACAATTTTTAGAGGAAAAAGAAGAATTAAAGCTTTATGAGCATTCTCTCGATGAAATTAACCGTCAACGCCCACATGTATTATCTGCTGAACAAGAGGAATTATTAGCACAAGCATCTGAGGTTCTTGGCTCCTCTAGTAATACATTTGGAATGTTAAATAATGCGGACCTAACTTTCCCAAGCATTAAGGATGAAAATGGTGAGGAAGTTGAAATAACTCATGGCCGCTACATTCGTTTCTTAGAAAGTGAAGACCGCAGAGTACGTGAAGAAGCATTTAAAGCTGTATATAAAACATATGGTGGGTTTAAAAATACATTTGCAAGTACTTTAAGCGGTACTGTGAAAAAGGATAATTTCAGCGCGAAGGTTCGAAATTATGAATCAGCAAGACAAGCTGCATTAAGCAGTGATAATATTCCAGAGTCTGTTTACGAAAACCTAATTAGTACAGTTCATAAGCATCTAGATCTTCTGCAACGTTATGTAAAGCTGCGTAAAGAAGTATTAAAACTGGATGAAGTTCATATGTACGATCTTTATACACCTCTCATTAAAGATGTAAAGATGGAAGTCAGCTATGATGAAGCACAGGATTATATATTAAAAGGTCTTGAACCATTAGGTAAAGAGTATACCTCTATTTTAAAAGAAGGTTTTGAAAATCGTTGGGTTGATATTCATGAGAACAAAGGGAAAAGAAGTGGTGCTTATTCATCAGGGACTTATGGGACGAATCCGTATATCCTTATGAATTGGCAGGATAATGTAAATAATCTATTTACACTAGCACATGAATTTGGTCATTCTGTTCATAGCTACTATACTCGCAAAACTCAACCATATCCATATGGTAACTATTCAATTTTTGTGGCAGAGGTTGCATCAACATGTAATGAAGCTTTGTTAAATCATTATTTATTAAATACTATCGAGGATGAAAAAGAACGTCTCTACTTATTAAATCATTTCCTTGAAGGCTTCAGAGGCACAGTATTCCGCCAAACAATGTTCGCAGAATTTGAACATATTATTCACCAAAAAGCTCAAGATGGAGAACCATTAACACCTGAGTTATTGACACAAACATATTATGAGTTAAACAAAAAATATTTCGGTGATGACATTGTAGTTGATGAAGAAATAGGTCTTGAATGGTCTAGAATTCCTCATTTCTACTATAATTACTATGTATATCAGTACGCAACAGGCTATAGTGCTGCAACTGCCTTAAGCAATCAAATCCTAGAAGAAGGTCAACCAGCAGTTGATCGTTATCTTGAATTTTTGAAAGCAGGTAGCTCTGATTACCCAATAGAAGTACTTAAAAAAGCTGGCGTTGATATGACATCCTCTGCTCCAATTGAAGAAGCTTGTAAAGTATTCGAAGAGAAGCTAAATGAGATGGAAGAGCTTTTAACAAAAATGAATAATTAATAATAAAAAGGAATGCCAGATTATCTGCGCATTCCTTTTTATATATGGCTGTTTTCTAAGATATTATTGTTTTAAAATAGGTTCTTTGACGAAAACTTTTTAGGTTGATTGGAGCGGATGTGCGAGACTCCTGCGGGAGTAGCGGGACAGGTGAGACCCCGCAGGCGTTTACGCCGAGGAGGCTCACCGCCCGCCCCGTGGAAAGCGAGCAA encodes:
- the pepF gene encoding oligoendopeptidase F, whose amino-acid sequence is MAEQTAVKKLPTRSEIKTEDTWRLEDIFESDKAWEKEYEEIKAALPKLAEFKGKLGESANTLFEALTYQDKVMERLGKLYTYAHMRYDQDTTNSSYQALNDRARNLYTQASSISSYIVPELLTIDEAKIKQFLEEKEELKLYEHSLDEINRQRPHVLSAEQEELLAQASEVLGSSSNTFGMLNNADLTFPSIKDENGEEVEITHGRYIRFLESEDRRVREEAFKAVYKTYGGFKNTFASTLSGTVKKDNFSAKVRNYESARQAALSSDNIPESVYENLISTVHKHLDLLQRYVKLRKEVLKLDEVHMYDLYTPLIKDVKMEVSYDEAQDYILKGLEPLGKEYTSILKEGFENRWVDIHENKGKRSGAYSSGTYGTNPYILMNWQDNVNNLFTLAHEFGHSVHSYYTRKTQPYPYGNYSIFVAEVASTCNEALLNHYLLNTIEDEKERLYLLNHFLEGFRGTVFRQTMFAEFEHIIHQKAQDGEPLTPELLTQTYYELNKKYFGDDIVVDEEIGLEWSRIPHFYYNYYVYQYATGYSAATALSNQILEEGQPAVDRYLEFLKAGSSDYPIEVLKKAGVDMTSSAPIEEACKVFEEKLNEMEELLTKMNN